Sequence from the Clostridium botulinum genome:
AAAAACAGTAATGTTAGATAAAACTCAAAATGTTGTTATTCCATTACATAATGATGATGATGAAAGCAGATATGTAAATCAAGTTATTTCTCCAATATTATCAGAAGGAGATGCTATAGGTACGGTCATTATCTTATCTAAAGAAGAGGGAGAAACATTAGGTGAAGTAGAATTAAAATTAGCAGAAACAGCTGCAACATTTTTAGGAAAACAAATGGAACAATAGGAATTACATAAATAAATTTCCATTTGATAAAAATAAGAGTCATAATACCTTCAAATTTACAATAAAAATTATTAGTATAACTTGAAGTTTGGAGGTATTTTATGAAAAAGCAATCCTTAATAAAAGGAAGTTTAATTCTTGGAGTTGCAGGAATATTAACAAGATTTTTAGGGCTATTCTTTAGATGGCCATTAATAATGTTAATTGGAGATGAGGGAATAGGCTATTATCAAATGTCGTATCCTTTATATATGTTTTTTGTAGCAATAGCATCAGGAATCCCTATAGCAATATCAAAAATGATTTCTGAAAATAATGCAATGGACAATACAAATGGAATTTTTGAAATTATGAAAGAATCAGCTATATTAATGGCTATTTTAGGGACAGGCACAACTTTTGCACTGTTTTTCTTTGCGAAACCTATTATTAGCTTTTTGAAATGGGATCCTAAGGCTTATTATTCGCTTATAGGAATATCTTTTGCACCTGTTATAATATCCTTTATAACTATTTTTAGAGGGTTCTTTCAGGGATTACAGAATATGTCTCCATCAGCTACATCACAGTTGATAGAGCAAATTGGGAGAATCATATTTGGTGTGGGATTGGCAGTGGTATTATTGCCTAAGGGAATAGAATATTCAGCTGGAGGAGCAGCTTTTGGAGCGACAGCAGGTGCTGTAATGGCTGGGATATATTTATTTAGTAAGTATAAAAAAGTAAAAAAAGAATATGGAATAAAAAAAGTAAAAACTAATCCAGATGTTTTAAGTAACATCTTAAGAATAGCAATTCCAATATCATTAGGTGCAACAGTTGGAAGTATAATGGGACTTATAGATTCTATTGTAGTACCACAAAAGTTATTGGAAGCAGGATTTACGAATATGCAAAGTACTGTTCTATATGCTCAATTAACAGGGAAAGCATCTGTAATAGTTAATGTTCCATTAACTTTATCAATGGCATTATGCATATCTTTAATACCTATTATTGCAGAAAACTTTATTCTTAAAAATTATGTTGAAGTAAAAAGGAAAATAAATATGTCTATGAAAATGTCTGCTGTAATAGCAATACCATGTATGTTTGGAATATTCTTTTTAGCTGAACCTATAATGAGACTTATATTTCCTGGAAGATTTGCAGGTGCAGAAATATTAAAATATCTATCTTTATCAATTCCTTTTATAATTTTAACTCAGACTACAACATCTATTTTACAAGGTACAGATAATTATGTATTACCTGTCATTAATTTATTTATAGGCTGTTTTATAAAGGGAATTTTAACATGGATTTTAGTACCTATAAAAGCACTCAATATTTATGGCGCAGTTATTGCTAGCATAACTGCTTACTTAGTTTCTTCTATACTAAATTTAATAGCTATGAAGTGGAAACTTAAGGTTAAACTTCATGTATATGAAATATTGATAAAACCAGCATATGCATCAACTTTAATGATGATATTAGTATTGGTAAGTTATAATTATATTTATAAAAGTACAACAAGTAATGGTATATCTTGCTTAATATCTATATTTTTAGGTATTATAGTGTATATAATATTAATAATGTTACTTAAAGTATTTAAAATAGAAGAAATAAAAAGTAGATTTAGAAGAAACTAAAAAGGAGATTCCAAATGATTAAGATAGTAGGATTAGGACCAGGAGCGAAAGAAGCGCTAACAATAGGATGTATAGAAGAACTAAAAAATTGTAAAAATATTTTTTTGAGAACTGAAAAACATCCAACAGTAGAATATTTAACGGAAAATAATATTGAATTTAAAACTTATGATTATATCTATGACACTGAAGACAGTTTTGATGAAGTTTATTTCAATATAGCAAATGATATTATAAATAAATATAAGCACTCCGGAGAACTCGTATATGCTGTGCCAGGCCACCCATTAGTGGCTGAAAAGTCAGTATTTAATTTAATGAAACTATGTAAAAAAGAAAATATAGATTATAAGGTTATTCCAGCTGTTAGCTTTATAGATGCTATGATGGAAAGTTTAGCAATAGATCCAATAGAAGGATTAAAGGTAATAGATGCTTTTGATATAAATAATCAAATATTAGATAAAAGAATTGGAACTATAATTACTCAAGTATATAATCCTCTTATAGCTTCTGAAGTGAAATTGAGATTATTGCAACAATATGATGATGAAACGGAAATAATATATGTAAGAGCTGCAGGAATAATTGGAGAAGAAAGTATTAGAAAAATTCCACTATATGAATTAGATATGCAAGAAGATATAGATTACTTAACTTCAGTTTATATACCAAAAGATTTAAATAACAAAAAAGATTTTTATGATTTATTAGAAACTGTAGAAGTACTTAGAGGTGAAAATGGATGCCCTTGGGATAAGGAACAAACTCATAAATCAATAAAGAATTCATTGATAGAAGAAAGTTATGAAGTTGTAGATGCAATAAATAATGAAGATGATGATTCTTTAATTGAAGAACTAGGTGATGTTCTATTTCAAGTAGTATTTCATTCATCAATAGGTCAAGAAGATGGTTATTTTAATATAAATGATGTAGTTAAGGCTATTTGTGATAAGATGATCTATAGACATCCTCATGTATTTAAGAATTTAAAGGATGCTAATTCATCTAAAGATGTACTTGAAAAATGGGATGAACTTAAAAAATCAGAAAAGGGATATGAAACATTAACAGAAGAAATGAATGGAATAGCAAAATCACTTCCTTCTCTTTTAAGAGCTTATAAGGTTCAAAAGAAGGCAAAAAGAGTAGGATTTGATTGGGATGATGTGAATTTTGCATTTGAAAAGGTAAATGAAGAACTAAAAGAAGTAAAAGATGCATATATTAGTGCTGATAAGGAAAATATAGAAAATGAAATTGGTGATTTATTATTTTCATGTGTTAATGTAGCTAGGTTTTTAGAGGTAGATGGAGAAGAAGCACTAAACTTAACAATCAATAAGTTTATTTCAAGATTCTCATATATTGAAAAGAAAGCATTAGAAAAAAAATTAAGTTTAAATGAAATGTCTTTAGAAGATATGGATATATTATGGGAAGAAGCAAAAAAACTAAATAAAAGTGTAATAAAATAAAGGATTTATTTAGTTTTTGAAGAATAATTATTAAAGAACTATATTACAATATTTATTGTATAAAGAGTATATGTGTTAATAAGTTATTTTTGTGTAGACGACTAGGCACATAGGAGATATAATAAAGAGGTGTAATTTAGTACATATATGAAATAGTTAGACAATTAAATGTTATAACTTTATTTTGAGGAGGATGTAATTGTGAATAAAGCAGAATTAATAACTAGTATGGCTGAAAAAAGTAAATTAACTAAAAAAGATGCGGAATTAGCTTTAAAATCTTTTATTGAAAGCGTAGAAGAAGCATTAGAATCTGGTGAAAAAGTGCAACTAGTTGGCTTCGGTACTTTTGAAACAAGAGAAAGAGCAGCTAGAGAAGGAAGAAATCCTAGAACTAAAGAAGTGATCAATATACCAGCAACAACAGTACCTGTATTTAAACCAGGAAAAGAATTCAAAGATAAGGTTAATAATAAATAGAAAAAATATGAACCCGAGTTTTCTCGGGTTCTTTTAACAAAGGGAGCAATTATGAGATTAGATAAGTATCTAAAGGTTTCAAGAATAATAAAAAGAAGAACTGTAGCTAAAGAAGCTTGTGAAAGTGGAAGAGTATCTATAAATGGAAAAGTTGCAAAGCCATCTACAGATATAAAAGAAGATGACGTAATAGAAATAACTTTTGCAAATAGAACTTTAAAAGCTAAAATAATTAACATTAAAGAACATGTAAGAAAAGAAGATGCAAAAGAAATGTATGTTATTATTGAAGGACAAGAAGATAAAGAGTAGTCTAGATAAGTATTTATCAAAGGCTACTCTTTAAATATATAATCTTATAAAGGCAAATAAAAAAAATACTAATGAATAAATTAAAATATTTCTTCATATATTGTATAAGACAAAGTATATGGGGGAATTTATTATGGAGAATAAAGATGAAAACAAGTTGAATGATAGAAATTCTAATTTATCTTTAGAAAATAGAAAGAAGTTAATATTAAGTGGTGTTATAGAAGTTATAAGTTTTGATAGCCAAAAAATAGATTTAACAACTGTTTTAGGCAATCTAAGTATTAAAGGTTCGGATTTAAAGATGAATAAATTAGATGTTAAAAATGGTGATGTGATAATAAATGGTAGTATTGATTCTATGGTTTACAATGGAAAAGAAGTAAAGAAGAGCAAGGAAAGTATAATCTCTAGGCTTTTTAAATAATTGGCGAGGTATATTGAATGCCGTTAACTTTAACAATGCAGTTTAATCTTCTCATGTATAGTGTTATAGCAGGAATTATAACAGGATTTTTATTTGATATATATAGAGGCATAAGAGGATTAAACTCAATAAAAATAATTACAGTTATTGAAGACATTCTTTTTTGGATACTTACAGCTCTAATTATATTTACTTTTTTATTGTATACCAATTATGCATTTTTAACTCCGTATGTTTATATATTCATCATTATATCACTTTTAATATACTTGAAAGTTATAAGTAGTTATTTCTATTCATTAGAACAGTTAGTAATAAGAAAAGTAAATACTTTTTTAAGAATAATTTTTAAGAACCTTATATATCCAATAAAAATAGTATTTTACAAAGTAATTGATAAAAGTAAATAGCACAAAAAAATTACTTGAATAATACCTTTAGAGTGTTTACAATATAAATAAGAGAATTTGAAAATAGAGGTTCTGCAAATGAAAAAGTTAACATTTAGGAACATAATAATAATGGTATTACTTAGTATATTTGTTTTTAGTTATGTTAGACAACGAGTGGCAATTAACAGAATAGAAAAACAACTTAATGAAAAACAACTTCAACTTGATGAGATAACTAAAAGAAATAATAGACTTTCAGATGAAGTAGAAAAGATTGATTCTGGATCAGATGAATATCTTGAAAAATTAGCTAGGGAAAGACTTGGAATGATAAAACCAGGTGAAAAAGTAATTAACAGTTCTGAACAAACATCAAATTCTGAAAAATAGTTTTTAATAATATTATAATATATATTTTTATATTTTAAGGAGGAAACTTTTAAACATGACCTTAGAGGCAGGAAACATATTAGAAGGTATAGTAGTAAACATTACAAATTTTGGTGCTTTTATCGAAGTTGAAGGCAAAACTGGATTAGTTCATATTTCAGAAGTTGCGGATTCTTATGTAAAAGACATTAGAGAACATCTTAAAGAACAAGATAAAGTTAAAGTTAAAGTTATCTCAATAGATGACAATGGAAAGATTAGTCTTTCAATAAAACAAGCAAATATTCAAAAAAAATCAGTAAAACCAGTTGAAATTGACTGGAACTCAAATACTGAAAAGAAGAAAAATGGTTCAGGCAATTTTGAAGACATAATGTCTAGATTTTTAAAAGATAGTGAAGAAAGAATGCAAGATGTTAAAAAACATCAAGAATTCAAAGGCAAAGGTGCCAAGAAATGCCCAGCCAAATAATTAAGTAAATTAAAAGATGTATAATAATTTTACTTAAAGTTAATTATTAGATCTGAGTTTATTATGTTATATAAAGCCCTTATAAACAGGTTTTTATGCCTATTTATAAGGCGTTTTTTATGTTATTAGGACATATTTTTGAAAAAAATAAAAAAAAATATCAAATATGTGTTGACAGTGTAGAGTGTATACAGTATAATAAATTTTGTCGTTAGGAAATAACCTAACTGGTAAGCCGAAGTGGCGGAACTGGCAGACGCACAGGACTTAAAATCCTGCGGTGGTTAAACACCGTACCGGTTCGATTCCGGTCTTCGGCACCAAAACAAATTAATATAATATCGCGGGGTGGAGCAGCTGGTAGCTCGTCGGGCTCATAACCCGAAGGTCGTAGGTTCAAGTCCTGCCCCCGCAACCATAAGAATTAAGGCGGAATAGCTCAGCTGGCTAGAGCATTCGGTTCATACCCGAAGGGTCGTAGGTTCAAGTCCTATTTCCGCTACCAAATGTGCCGAAGTGGCGGAACTGGCAGACGCACAGGACTTAAAATCCTGCGGTGGTTAAACACCGTACCGGTTCGATTCCGGTCTTCGGCACCATAATTCAATTAAATATAATATCGCGGGGTGGAGCAGCTGGTAGCTCGTCGGGCTCATAACCCGAAGGTCGTAGGTTCAAGTCCTGCCCCCGCAACCATAAAAACTAAGGCGGAATAGCTCAGCTGGCTAGAGCATTCGGTTCATACCCGAAGGGTCGTAGGTTCAAGTCCTATTTCCGCTACCATATATGCCGAAGTGGCGGAACTGGCAGACGCACAGGACTTAAAATCCTGCGGTGGTTAAACACCGTACCGGTTCGATTCCGGTCTTCGGCACCAAAGACTTAAGTTATTACTTAAGTCTTTTTTTATATTTAAAAATAGTTAAAAGTTATTAGAAGAATTAGTATAAAAAATAAAAATAGATAAGACTTGTTACATTACACTAGATAAAGAAACTAAGTTAGCTTTATTAATAAATTTAAATCAAGACAATAACAGATCATATATTAAAAGTTATAAAATAGGCCGTATTAGATTAAAGCTTTTTTGCTTGATCTAGTATGGTCTATTTTTATAGAAAAACAATAAATATATTTTATAAAACATTAATATATTCATAAGAAAATATATTATGAAAAAATAAATCCTTATAAATGTTTAAAAAATATATTTAAACGACAAATTATTGTAAAAATAATACGTTTATTTTTTATTAAACCAAGTATTATAAAATAACTATTATGCTAGATAGATCAATTTATTAAAGCAATTTTATGTAAAAATTTTACAATTAATATTTAAAAGAAATATAGAATATATTGTCCAACGAAAAAATTTTTAATGTATATTTTATGACATTAATCTTAAATTCTAAGTGATATAATCAAATTACAATATTTGGAAAAAAAGGAGGACTATATATGCAATATGAATTAAATGTTAATGCATATAAAAATAAAAAAGTAAAAAAAAGTTTTTTATTAAAAATGGAATTATCAAGAATGATATTTATATTAATAGGTGGATTATTGTTATCAAGGGTCACTTTATTATTTAGTCAAACACAGAATAATGGGGTAGCACCATTAGGTATAGCCTATTTAATAGTGATAGGATTAAAGTGTAACAGGAGTAAAACAGCCATGGCATCAATAGGAGTGCTGTTAGGATACTTAACTATAAATTCTAAACTACCAGGTGGAATGGTTTACTTAATTACGGCAGCGGCATTAACATTGTATTATGAAGTATTAAATAAGTCTGAAAAAAGAAAAAAGGAGTTTGCAAGTTTTTTTATAGTTTTTCTAAGTTTCGTAGGATATAGTGTGTTTGCTAATAATTATGATTTAGGTGTTAACATAACTTTAGCATTGATTAATGCACTTGTAGTTCTACCTGTATACTACATTATTAAATATGCTTTTAATTGTCTTGATGAAATTAATAGCAATTATTTTTTTACATCTGAAGAGATAGTAAGTATGGCTATATTATTTTGTTTGTTTGTTGCTGGTATAGGAGATATAAGTATAAAGTATTGTTCATTAAGAAATGTACTAGCTTTGTTGCTGGTAGTAACAATTGCATACATTGGTGGTGCATCTTATGGTGCAACTATGGGTGTTGCTATGGGAATAATTTTGGGATGTTCATCTAACAACATGATGGCATCAGTAGGCTTTTATGGTGTAGGAGGATTGGTTATAGGTATATTTAAAGATACTGGTAAAATATTTTCTGTTCTCTCCGGAATACTAATTTATTTTGCTCTTGGACTTTACTCAGAAAGTATAAATTCTCAATTTATAATAGAAGTAGGGGTAAGTTTAGCAATATTTTTATTTATACCTAAAAACCTATATAAGAATATAGAACTTGAAATAAACACTGAAAAGAAACAAGAAAGTATAAATCAAATTCATTTAAATGAATTAAAGGATGAATTTACTTTAAAGTTAAAAGATTTGACTTGTGTGTTAAATCAGGTATCTAAAACATTAGAAGATATGGAAGATAATGATAGGCTCTTAATTAAGAATAAGAGTTGTGAATTTGTAGAGAGCTTAGCTGATAGGGTTTGTATAGATTGTGAAAAGAAAAATTCTTGTTGGAGGATGAATTTTAATAGTACTTATAATTCTTTTCAAACTCTTATAAAGAGTGCAGAAGAAGAAAGTCCTATATTACCTAAAACATTAGAAGCTTCATGCGTAAAACATTTTACATTATTAAAAAGTG
This genomic interval carries:
- a CDS encoding putative polysaccharide biosynthesis protein gives rise to the protein MKKQSLIKGSLILGVAGILTRFLGLFFRWPLIMLIGDEGIGYYQMSYPLYMFFVAIASGIPIAISKMISENNAMDNTNGIFEIMKESAILMAILGTGTTFALFFFAKPIISFLKWDPKAYYSLIGISFAPVIISFITIFRGFFQGLQNMSPSATSQLIEQIGRIIFGVGLAVVLLPKGIEYSAGGAAFGATAGAVMAGIYLFSKYKKVKKEYGIKKVKTNPDVLSNILRIAIPISLGATVGSIMGLIDSIVVPQKLLEAGFTNMQSTVLYAQLTGKASVIVNVPLTLSMALCISLIPIIAENFILKNYVEVKRKINMSMKMSAVIAIPCMFGIFFLAEPIMRLIFPGRFAGAEILKYLSLSIPFIILTQTTTSILQGTDNYVLPVINLFIGCFIKGILTWILVPIKALNIYGAVIASITAYLVSSILNLIAMKWKLKVKLHVYEILIKPAYASTLMMILVLVSYNYIYKSTTSNGISCLISIFLGIIVYIILIMLLKVFKIEEIKSRFRRN
- the mazG gene encoding nucleoside triphosphate pyrophosphohydrolase, coding for MIKIVGLGPGAKEALTIGCIEELKNCKNIFLRTEKHPTVEYLTENNIEFKTYDYIYDTEDSFDEVYFNIANDIINKYKHSGELVYAVPGHPLVAEKSVFNLMKLCKKENIDYKVIPAVSFIDAMMESLAIDPIEGLKVIDAFDINNQILDKRIGTIITQVYNPLIASEVKLRLLQQYDDETEIIYVRAAGIIGEESIRKIPLYELDMQEDIDYLTSVYIPKDLNNKKDFYDLLETVEVLRGENGCPWDKEQTHKSIKNSLIEESYEVVDAINNEDDDSLIEELGDVLFQVVFHSSIGQEDGYFNINDVVKAICDKMIYRHPHVFKNLKDANSSKDVLEKWDELKKSEKGYETLTEEMNGIAKSLPSLLRAYKVQKKAKRVGFDWDDVNFAFEKVNEELKEVKDAYISADKENIENEIGDLLFSCVNVARFLEVDGEEALNLTINKFISRFSYIEKKALEKKLSLNEMSLEDMDILWEEAKKLNKSVIK
- a CDS encoding HU family DNA-binding protein; this encodes MNKAELITSMAEKSKLTKKDAELALKSFIESVEEALESGEKVQLVGFGTFETRERAAREGRNPRTKEVINIPATTVPVFKPGKEFKDKVNNK
- a CDS encoding RNA-binding S4 domain-containing protein, which translates into the protein MRLDKYLKVSRIIKRRTVAKEACESGRVSINGKVAKPSTDIKEDDVIEITFANRTLKAKIINIKEHVRKEDAKEMYVIIEGQEDKE
- the yabP gene encoding sporulation protein YabP produces the protein MENKDENKLNDRNSNLSLENRKKLILSGVIEVISFDSQKIDLTTVLGNLSIKGSDLKMNKLDVKNGDVIINGSIDSMVYNGKEVKKSKESIISRLFK
- the yabQ gene encoding spore cortex biosynthesis protein YabQ, translating into MPLTLTMQFNLLMYSVIAGIITGFLFDIYRGIRGLNSIKIITVIEDILFWILTALIIFTFLLYTNYAFLTPYVYIFIIISLLIYLKVISSYFYSLEQLVIRKVNTFLRIIFKNLIYPIKIVFYKVIDKSK
- a CDS encoding FtsB family cell division protein; this encodes MKKLTFRNIIIMVLLSIFVFSYVRQRVAINRIEKQLNEKQLQLDEITKRNNRLSDEVEKIDSGSDEYLEKLARERLGMIKPGEKVINSSEQTSNSEK
- a CDS encoding S1 domain-containing RNA-binding protein → MTLEAGNILEGIVVNITNFGAFIEVEGKTGLVHISEVADSYVKDIREHLKEQDKVKVKVISIDDNGKISLSIKQANIQKKSVKPVEIDWNSNTEKKKNGSGNFEDIMSRFLKDSEERMQDVKKHQEFKGKGAKKCPAK
- the spoIIE gene encoding stage II sporulation protein E, which translates into the protein MQYELNVNAYKNKKVKKSFLLKMELSRMIFILIGGLLLSRVTLLFSQTQNNGVAPLGIAYLIVIGLKCNRSKTAMASIGVLLGYLTINSKLPGGMVYLITAAALTLYYEVLNKSEKRKKEFASFFIVFLSFVGYSVFANNYDLGVNITLALINALVVLPVYYIIKYAFNCLDEINSNYFFTSEEIVSMAILFCLFVAGIGDISIKYCSLRNVLALLLVVTIAYIGGASYGATMGVAMGIILGCSSNNMMASVGFYGVGGLVIGIFKDTGKIFSVLSGILIYFALGLYSESINSQFIIEVGVSLAIFLFIPKNLYKNIELEINTEKKQESINQIHLNELKDEFTLKLKDLTCVLNQVSKTLEDMEDNDRLLIKNKSCEFVESLADRVCIDCEKKNSCWRMNFNSTYNSFQTLIKSAEEESPILPKTLEASCVKHFTLLKSAQDIVTNHIVNSNIKDRFSEGRQIISSHINNISYSLSNVLDEFKREVTICSDLERIIKRGLNKSSIEYNDIFCYTDKNGRVKIKLTIKDGENCEYYENKLIPLLNDIMHTPLCIIDNGYFINRDTNMCTLLIEEMPKYNVISYGAMASKKGETRTGDSYSFGKATDGSYMTILSDGMGSGPDAEKESKATVDLVEKFMEAGFDEEVTINTMNSIMGMKFSESEKYATLDLSKIDLYSGEVNFVKIGAASSFIKRGDDILVVDSKNLPFGLVDEMELDIIKEEVMPGDILINVSDGILDIDKLNSGNFIWLKEYLKDCCTDPRELSENILQKAMTLSENMLKDDMTVLVSKVYAV